In Deltaproteobacteria bacterium, a single window of DNA contains:
- a CDS encoding response regulator yields the protein MADKKLKILVVEDNFMNKVLVKEILTLNGYEIVEASTGAEAIKAAKAEMPDLVLMDLHLPEVDGFTATRIIKQDAHLSAIPVVALTASAMKGDREKIVTEGFDGYVQKPIDIKKLIEELEACLKAAKK from the coding sequence ATGGCTGATAAAAAGCTCAAGATACTGGTCGTCGAGGATAACTTCATGAACAAGGTGCTCGTTAAGGAGATACTCACCCTAAACGGGTACGAGATAGTCGAGGCCTCGACAGGCGCCGAGGCCATCAAGGCCGCGAAGGCCGAGATGCCAGATCTTGTGTTGATGGACCTGCATCTGCCCGAGGTCGACGGTTTTACCGCCACGCGGATAATAAAGCAGGATGCGCATTTGTCTGCTATCCCGGTAGTCGCGCTTACGGCCTCTGCCATGAAGGGCGACAGGGAGAAGATAGTGACCGAGGGGTTCGACGGCTACGTACAAAAACCAATCGACATAAAGAAACTGATAGAGGAATTGGAAGCTTGTCTCAAGGCCGCGAAAAAGTAA
- a CDS encoding response regulator, translating to MMNMMRGLKISNKLGAVFIFLAVMMVIGGGVGYYNATAVVRMAGGVYAGAFTLFETLTDLENELMSERQEVLIHVSLDDKDSKVFLSESLNVRRTKIRELLSKFESMAKEEDHALVAVFKENIENYWKFEAELIGLSLSGKKQLALRAESEKVKPAFMKAVSSLHDMITEEKSDIAGGYHEAEMFGNRVNLITVSATAIALIVAIGMWWLLTRSIVVPIRVIAESARKMTVGDLSHRAAVLGDDELGNLARDFNRMADALQYHYDNLGKEVEERTEELRLANEELSVKKVELEKKNDQLDKASRMKSQFLANVSHELRTPLNSVIGFSELLQEKSFGELNEKQLQYVKFINTSGTHLLNLINSILDLSKVEAGKMELMPENVVLSDFLVEVISTVRPIAQKRNISIEAKAAPVSPVLSIDRGKMRQVLLNLMSNAVKFNVEGGRVIVDWDIREEPFGMTMRRFLFISVQDTGIGIKPEDMGKLFREFEQLDPSVTREYGGTGLGLALTKKLIELHGGEIWGEGEEGKGCKFTIKLPHAGTTLEVVEPQVLFDMQPGAAETAAAKAGYERPLILVAAESNELAKLVDAYLSSPDLYNVITASDGAELVDKAREERPFAIVMGIALQKKDGWQVMKELKLYEETRDIPVVIISSANERELGFALGAVDYLEKPVDKGMLMGALKRLSFTTKVKSRKLSILTVDDDPQVLTLLGDMLKKEGFIVFRAQSGKDAVEIATEKVPDLIILDLMMPEMSGFDVVDKLKEGFATKNIPVMIFTAKDITSDDKTRLGSGIRRVIPKAGFSKDDLVSEIRLLELAYPEKAFMVDTLTKSYNRRYVELQLPREVARSERYGQAFSTMFVGVDNLGDIASKYGIEAANTVLCDISEFLQSKLRRADCCARYDDDVFCAILPGTAVDETIRVAEKLKEGLMEHGFRGVLPPGTVSLSIAIISCPDNATDDILTKLEGTLRNSRDTGGNKISVYGRKRSDG from the coding sequence ATGATGAACATGATGCGCGGTCTTAAGATATCGAACAAGCTCGGAGCGGTCTTCATCTTCCTTGCCGTCATGATGGTTATAGGCGGCGGTGTGGGGTATTACAACGCGACCGCTGTCGTAAGGATGGCTGGTGGGGTTTATGCAGGAGCATTTACGCTCTTCGAGACGCTTACAGATCTCGAAAACGAGCTGATGAGCGAAAGACAAGAGGTCCTTATACACGTGAGCCTCGACGATAAGGACTCCAAGGTGTTTTTGTCCGAATCCCTTAATGTGAGAAGGACAAAGATACGGGAATTGCTTTCCAAGTTTGAGAGCATGGCAAAGGAAGAGGACCATGCCTTGGTGGCTGTCTTTAAGGAAAATATCGAGAATTATTGGAAGTTCGAGGCCGAGCTAATAGGGCTTTCGCTTTCGGGTAAGAAGCAGCTGGCGCTAAGGGCCGAGAGCGAGAAGGTAAAACCGGCGTTCATGAAGGCGGTGTCTTCTCTCCACGATATGATAACCGAGGAGAAGAGCGATATCGCAGGCGGCTACCACGAGGCCGAAATGTTTGGCAACAGGGTTAACCTCATCACCGTGTCGGCAACCGCCATAGCGCTGATTGTGGCAATTGGAATGTGGTGGCTTCTTACCAGGTCCATCGTGGTGCCAATCCGGGTCATAGCAGAGTCCGCGCGCAAGATGACGGTTGGGGACCTTTCCCACAGGGCGGCGGTGCTTGGCGACGACGAACTCGGCAACCTGGCGCGCGACTTTAACAGAATGGCTGACGCCCTTCAGTACCACTACGACAACCTTGGCAAAGAGGTCGAGGAAAGGACAGAGGAACTAAGGCTCGCGAACGAAGAGCTTTCGGTAAAGAAGGTGGAACTCGAGAAAAAGAACGACCAGCTCGACAAGGCCAGCCGCATGAAGAGCCAGTTCCTTGCAAACGTTTCCCATGAGCTAAGGACGCCGCTAAATTCCGTTATCGGCTTCTCCGAGCTTCTTCAGGAGAAATCCTTTGGCGAGCTTAACGAGAAGCAGCTCCAGTACGTGAAGTTCATCAATACGAGCGGCACGCATCTACTAAACCTCATAAACAGCATCCTCGATCTTTCCAAGGTCGAGGCCGGGAAGATGGAACTCATGCCCGAGAACGTAGTGTTGAGCGACTTCCTCGTCGAGGTGATAAGCACGGTGCGCCCAATAGCGCAGAAGAGGAATATCTCGATAGAGGCCAAGGCAGCGCCTGTTTCTCCGGTGCTTAGCATAGACAGGGGCAAGATGCGCCAGGTGCTTTTAAATCTCATGTCCAATGCCGTCAAGTTCAATGTCGAGGGCGGCAGGGTGATAGTAGACTGGGACATACGCGAGGAACCGTTTGGCATGACCATGCGCCGCTTCCTGTTCATTTCCGTGCAGGATACCGGCATAGGGATAAAGCCCGAGGACATGGGCAAGCTCTTTCGGGAGTTCGAGCAGCTTGATCCGAGCGTTACGCGCGAGTACGGCGGCACCGGGCTCGGGCTCGCGCTCACAAAGAAGCTCATAGAGCTTCACGGCGGCGAGATATGGGGCGAGGGCGAGGAGGGCAAGGGCTGCAAGTTCACGATAAAGCTTCCTCATGCCGGAACAACGCTCGAGGTCGTGGAGCCGCAGGTGCTCTTTGACATGCAGCCCGGCGCAGCGGAGACGGCGGCGGCAAAGGCCGGCTACGAGAGGCCTCTTATACTGGTCGCTGCCGAGAGTAACGAGCTTGCCAAGCTCGTGGACGCGTACCTTAGTTCCCCCGACCTCTATAACGTCATAACGGCCTCCGACGGCGCCGAACTTGTCGATAAGGCCCGGGAGGAAAGGCCTTTTGCCATAGTCATGGGCATAGCGCTGCAGAAAAAAGACGGCTGGCAGGTTATGAAGGAACTTAAGCTTTACGAGGAGACACGCGACATACCGGTCGTTATTATTTCTTCGGCCAACGAGCGCGAGCTCGGCTTTGCGCTCGGAGCAGTGGATTACCTCGAGAAGCCCGTTGACAAGGGCATGCTCATGGGCGCGCTAAAGCGCCTTAGCTTCACAACCAAGGTAAAGAGCAGAAAGCTCTCAATCCTGACAGTGGACGACGACCCCCAGGTGCTGACGCTTCTTGGCGATATGCTAAAGAAGGAAGGTTTCATAGTGTTTAGAGCGCAAAGCGGCAAAGACGCCGTCGAGATTGCCACGGAAAAAGTGCCGGACCTGATAATACTCGACCTCATGATGCCCGAGATGAGCGGCTTCGACGTTGTGGATAAGCTGAAAGAGGGCTTTGCCACAAAGAACATTCCCGTCATGATATTCACGGCCAAGGACATAACGAGCGATGACAAGACGCGCCTTGGCAGCGGCATACGCAGGGTCATACCCAAGGCCGGCTTTTCCAAGGACGACCTTGTATCCGAGATACGACTTTTAGAGCTCGCGTACCCTGAAAAGGCCTTCATGGTGGATACTCTTACCAAGTCATATAACCGAAGGTACGTGGAGCTTCAGCTGCCGCGCGAGGTGGCGCGGAGCGAGCGTTACGGACAGGCCTTCTCTACAATGTTTGTAGGCGTCGATAATCTAGGCGACATAGCTTCGAAGTACGGCATAGAGGCCGCCAATACGGTGCTGTGTGATATTTCTGAGTTCCTGCAGAGCAAGCTTCGAAGGGCGGATTGCTGCGCGCGTTACGATGATGACGTGTTTTGCGCGATACTCCCGGGCACTGCCGTGGACGAGACAATACGTGTTGCCGAAAAACTTAAGGAAGGGCTGATGGAGCACGGCTTCAGGGGAGTACTGCCGCCGGGCACGGTCTCGCTAAGCATCGCCATCATATCCTGTCCCGACAATGCCACCGATGATATCTTGACAAAGCTCGAAGGCACGCTCAGGAATTCGAGGGACACAGGCGGCAACAAGATATCGGTTTACGGAAGGAAACGTAGCGATGGCTGA